A genomic region of Mus musculus strain C57BL/6J chromosome 7, GRCm38.p6 C57BL/6J contains the following coding sequences:
- the Zfp580 gene encoding zinc finger protein 580 isoform X2 translates to MQCWGSNQECMLAADSSLGTFVCVAGVSERCSFSGTPSPLAPLRPPTRVPGAAGPELPGSSLLPRRSSGQARVRPGPRPRSPPDPRGCCTGCRSRCCCCRRGHPTLGPPLRRSWTHRPPRLPLFPRRKAPPPLLPRWRGRGHRGWAAICSSTPTGSPTRTRCSWRRNLGARRSARRPRESQVLARAIAAQSALVSLRALCGCRATVCRTRTSSPLLVVLVAKLSSDPATCRGTAPPTVRALVHLTPARSVHAASRTPRSWRSTCACTELSPALSGSPHSVTPTHTPVLLRLLPYPRPQFPHPSPRRNIILYFLPSSCVM, encoded by the exons atgcagtgctggggatcaaaccaagAGTGCATGTTAG CTGCAGACTCCAGCCTCGGAACCTTCGTGTGTGTAGCGGGCGTTTCTGAACGGTGCTCTTTCTCAGGGACGCCGTCGCCCCTCGCGCCCCTGCGCCCCCCGACCCGCGTCCCCGGCGCCGCCGGCCCGGAGCTGCCCGGAAGCTCGCTCCTACCGCGGCGCTCGTCAGGGCAAGCCCGGGTCCGTCCGGGACCTCGGCCCCGTTCTCCCCCGGACCCGAGAGGCTGCTGCACCGG CTGCCGCTCcagatgctgctgctgccgccgcggCCACCCCACCCTCGGTCCTCCTCTCCGGAGGTCATGGACCCACCGCCCCCCAAGACTCCCCCTTTTCCCAAGGCGGAAGGCccctcctccacttcttcctcGGTGGCGGGGCCGCGGCCACCGCGGCTGGGCCGCCATCTGCTCATCGACGCCAACGGGGTCCCCTACACGTACACGGTGCAGCTGGAGGAGGAACCTCGGGGCCCGCCGCAGCGCGAGGCGACCCCGGGAGAGCCAGGTCCTCGCAAGGGCTATAGCTGCCCAGAGTGCGCTCGTGTCTTTGCGAGCCCTCTGCGGCTGCAGAGCCACCGTGTGTCGCACTCGGACCTCAAGCCCTTTACTTGTGGTGCTTGTGGCAAAGCTTTCAAGCGATCCAGCCACCTGTCGCGGCACCGCGCCACCCACCGTGCGCGCGCTGGTCCACCTCACACCTGCCCGCTCTGTCCACGCCGCTTCCAGGACGCCGCGGAGCTGGCGCAGCACGTGCGCCTGCACTGAGCTCAGCCCTGCCCTCTCCGGATCACCACACAGCGTCACTCCCACACATACCCCAGTTCTCCTGAGGTTACTGCCTTACcctaggcctcagtttccccacccatccccaaggagaaatatcattttatattttctcccGTCTAGCTGTGTGATGTAG
- the Zfp580 gene encoding zinc finger protein 580 isoform X1 has product MIGLPNPLLKLTAAADSSLGTFVCVAGVSERCSFSGTPSPLAPLRPPTRVPGAAGPELPGSSLLPRRSSGQARVRPGPRPRSPPDPRGCCTGCRSRCCCCRRGHPTLGPPLRRSWTHRPPRLPLFPRRKAPPPLLPRWRGRGHRGWAAICSSTPTGSPTRTRCSWRRNLGARRSARRPRESQVLARAIAAQSALVSLRALCGCRATVCRTRTSSPLLVVLVAKLSSDPATCRGTAPPTVRALVHLTPARSVHAASRTPRSWRSTCACTELSPALSGSPHSVTPTHTPVLLRLLPYPRPQFPHPSPRRNIILYFLPSSCVM; this is encoded by the exons CTGCAGACTCCAGCCTCGGAACCTTCGTGTGTGTAGCGGGCGTTTCTGAACGGTGCTCTTTCTCAGGGACGCCGTCGCCCCTCGCGCCCCTGCGCCCCCCGACCCGCGTCCCCGGCGCCGCCGGCCCGGAGCTGCCCGGAAGCTCGCTCCTACCGCGGCGCTCGTCAGGGCAAGCCCGGGTCCGTCCGGGACCTCGGCCCCGTTCTCCCCCGGACCCGAGAGGCTGCTGCACCGG CTGCCGCTCcagatgctgctgctgccgccgcggCCACCCCACCCTCGGTCCTCCTCTCCGGAGGTCATGGACCCACCGCCCCCCAAGACTCCCCCTTTTCCCAAGGCGGAAGGCccctcctccacttcttcctcGGTGGCGGGGCCGCGGCCACCGCGGCTGGGCCGCCATCTGCTCATCGACGCCAACGGGGTCCCCTACACGTACACGGTGCAGCTGGAGGAGGAACCTCGGGGCCCGCCGCAGCGCGAGGCGACCCCGGGAGAGCCAGGTCCTCGCAAGGGCTATAGCTGCCCAGAGTGCGCTCGTGTCTTTGCGAGCCCTCTGCGGCTGCAGAGCCACCGTGTGTCGCACTCGGACCTCAAGCCCTTTACTTGTGGTGCTTGTGGCAAAGCTTTCAAGCGATCCAGCCACCTGTCGCGGCACCGCGCCACCCACCGTGCGCGCGCTGGTCCACCTCACACCTGCCCGCTCTGTCCACGCCGCTTCCAGGACGCCGCGGAGCTGGCGCAGCACGTGCGCCTGCACTGAGCTCAGCCCTGCCCTCTCCGGATCACCACACAGCGTCACTCCCACACATACCCCAGTTCTCCTGAGGTTACTGCCTTACcctaggcctcagtttccccacccatccccaaggagaaatatcattttatattttctcccGTCTAGCTGTGTGATGTAG
- the Zfp580 gene encoding zinc finger protein 580, whose product MLLLPPRPPHPRSSSPEVMDPPPPKTPPFPKAEGPSSTSSSVAGPRPPRLGRHLLIDANGVPYTYTVQLEEEPRGPPQREATPGEPGPRKGYSCPECARVFASPLRLQSHRVSHSDLKPFTCGACGKAFKRSSHLSRHRATHRARAGPPHTCPLCPRRFQDAAELAQHVRLH is encoded by the coding sequence atgctgctgctgccgccgcggCCACCCCACCCTCGGTCCTCCTCTCCGGAGGTCATGGACCCACCGCCCCCCAAGACTCCCCCTTTTCCCAAGGCGGAAGGCccctcctccacttcttcctcGGTGGCGGGGCCGCGGCCACCGCGGCTGGGCCGCCATCTGCTCATCGACGCCAACGGGGTCCCCTACACGTACACGGTGCAGCTGGAGGAGGAACCTCGGGGCCCGCCGCAGCGCGAGGCGACCCCGGGAGAGCCAGGTCCTCGCAAGGGCTATAGCTGCCCAGAGTGCGCTCGTGTCTTTGCGAGCCCTCTGCGGCTGCAGAGCCACCGTGTGTCGCACTCGGACCTCAAGCCCTTTACTTGTGGTGCTTGTGGCAAAGCTTTCAAGCGATCCAGCCACCTGTCGCGGCACCGCGCCACCCACCGTGCGCGCGCTGGTCCACCTCACACCTGCCCGCTCTGTCCACGCCGCTTCCAGGACGCCGCGGAGCTGGCGCAGCACGTGCGCCTGCACTGA